One window from the genome of Cryptomeria japonica chromosome 6, Sugi_1.0, whole genome shotgun sequence encodes:
- the LOC131067889 gene encoding probable 2' cyclic ADP-D-ribose synthase BdTIR, giving the protein MASTSTTSEEIVPPSASTSKEKVPCDIFINHHEPDAKDAVALAIYNALRARGFKVFLDLKDLQSEEFFPVELKEAIRSASLHVAVFSPTYAKSPRCLDELSFMLESRKPIIPVFYSVQPTDLRWVAQGKGMYVNAFSEYEEHLSEKLQEWKTPLHKVSFYMGEIIYINE; this is encoded by the coding sequence ATGGCGTCCACTTCTACCACTTCTGAAGAAATCGTACCTCCATCTGCATCTACTTCTAAAGAAAAGGTGCCGTGTGACATATTTATTAATCATCATGAACCAGATGCCAAAGACGCAGTTGCCCTGGCTATCTACAATGCCCTCCGTGCCAGGGGTTTCAAGGTTTTCCTTGATCTAAAGGACCTTCAATCGGAAGAATTCTTTCCTGTAGAATTGAAAGAAGCAATTCGTAGTGCATCCCTTCATGTAGCAGTTTTCTCTCCCACATATGCAAAATCGCCAAGGTGCCTTGACGAGCTATCCTTTATGCTCGAATCTCGCAAACCTATTATTCCTGTCTTCTACTCTGTTCAACCAACCGATCTACGATGGGTGGCTCAAGGTAAAGGAATGTATGTGAACGCTTTCTCTGAGTATGAAGAACACCTCTCAGAAAAGCTCCAGGAGTGGAAGACACCACTCCACAAGGTCTCATTTTATATGGGAGAAATTATCTATATCAATGAGTAA
- the LOC131067890 gene encoding disease resistance protein RPS5-like: MSSEEQMMVKKIVDCASKVIKPIATSNKKHIEEALVVGQDSASKRLEELIHSQQHKTWSRYGLVGKGGAGKTLLLKRVFNSDSLFCNHLMLWLTVSQNPSFNALRNDLVNQLSVKANERFEIREEDHVKAWLHEIMNRHKFALFLDDVWETSADCLLDELCVPHSPHHSSNIIIATSRSSRVLSKLGVSSSSIIQMQDLTEDDSWRLFSSHAFPQSDGVLPMNIDQDIARRVCNKCGGLPLALKVIGSRMVGITGSNEWKLQLQRLEKADTSSLYSTLRSSYDALAEVEDDGISLQLCFICLAAFKEDEVIYVPTAIKYWIGEGLIGGLARYQIGVRYLNFLADRCLIEPLSKDNDGDVRLFRMHDVVRDLAHQIAEEEEKCFFRTGRDLREFPDVDWSEYTRISFRNNRLTRVPRTFGAPHISSLLLTGNSCLTEIPEEVIGSMTALGVLDLSSTALQLLPENMGCLKHLVCLSLNLGSCEHLLYVPRGIADIKSLRYLNVYGCPNAWAQIGWKESTRDLLSINDLGILQRLRKLTLANYGKIVREGILGMMEQMQRLTLDLTNMESLPHDMTAMSKLKKLTLTCPQLLQIEDSFCGFQHLNYISLFNCDMLKQLPDLHKLPKLKHLMIIECPSIEKFPDEFGKVGAFPMLEEFSVVELEKLEQMPILEDGALPSLKILTIMKCEALQILPQCYWNLKSIEKIRVYGCSKVLITMEENFIEANTKVELLRLSATETQAFQERFNQMFLKEF; this comes from the exons ATGTCTAGTGAGGAACAAATGATGGTGAAAAAAATTGTGGATTGTGCATCGAAAGTAATAAAACCAATAGCCACTTCAAACAAGAAGCATATTGAGGAGGCACTCGTTGTCGGACAAGATTCTGCATCCAAAAGACTTGAGGAGCTGATTCATTCACAGCAGCACAAAACTTGGTCTCGTTATGGCCTAGTTGGGAAGGGTGGGGCTGGTAAGACTCTACTTCTCAAACGAGTCTTTAACAGTGATAGCCTCTTTTGCAATCACTTAATGCTTTGGCTTACTGTTTCACAAAATCCGTCTTTCAATGCTCTGAGAAATGACCTTGTAAATCAACTAAGTGttaaagcaaatgaaagatttgaGATTAGAGAGGAAGACCATGTGAAAGCTTGGTTGCACGAGATCATGAATAGACACAAGTTTGCCCTGTTCCTAGACGATGTCTGGGAAACGAGTGCAGACTGCTTGTTAGATGAGCTTTGTGTGCCTCACTCTCCACACCACAGCTCCAACATCATCATTGCCACTTCCAGAAGTAGCAGAGTGCTCTCAAAGTTGGGTGtttcatcttcatcaatcatccaaATGCAAGACTTGACTGAGGATGACAGTTGGAGATTGTTTTCTTCTCATGCGTTTCCTCAGAGCGATGGAGTTTTGCCTATGAACATTGACCAAGATATAGCGAGGCGTGTCTGCAACAAGTGCGGGGGCCTTCCATTAGCCCTTAAAGTAATCGGGAGTAGAATGGTGGGCATCACTGGATCAAATGAATGGAAACTTCAACTTCAGAGGTTGGAGAAAGCTGATACAAGCTCGCTTTATAGCACCTTGAGATCAAGCTACGATGCGTTGGCCGAAGTGGAGGATGATGGCATTTCCTTGCAGTTGTGCTTCATCTGCCTCGCTGCTTTCAAGGAAGACGAAGTCATCTATGTACCCACTGCTATaaaatactggattggagaagggtTGATTGGCGGGCTAGCTCGCTATCAAATTGGAGTTAGATACCTCAATTTTTTAGCCGACCGTTGTCTTATTGAACCCCTCTCCAAGGATAACGATGGAGATGTACGCCTTTTCCGAATGCATGACGTTGTGCGGGATTTAGCACATCAAATTGCTGAGGAAGAAGAGAAATGCTTCTTTCGGACAGGCAGAGATTTAAGAGAGTTTCCAGATGTTGACTGGTCGGAATACACGAGAATCTCCTTCAGGAACAATCGTTTGACTAGAGTTCCCAGGACATTTGGCGCTCCACATATCAGCTCCTTGCTGCTTACTGGTAATTCCTGTTTGACAGAAATTCCAGAAGAGGTGATTGGGAGTATGACCGCTCTCGGGGTCCTGGATTTGTCATCGACTGCTCTCCAGTTGCTGCCAGAAAACATGGGATGTTTAAAGCATTTAGTTTGCCTGAG TTTGAACCTTGGTTCTTGTGAACATCTGCTGTACGTGCCTCGTGGGATCGCTGACATTAAATCTCTTCGATATCTGAATGTATATGGATGTCCAAATGCATGGGCACAGATAGGATGGAAAGAGTCCACAAGGGATCTGTTATCAATTAATGATTTGGGCATCCTTCAACGACTCAGAAAGTTGACTCTTGCAAATTATGGTAAAATAGTTAGAGAAGGAATCCTGGGAATGATGGAGCAGATGCAGCGTCTAACTTTGGATCTGACAAATATGGAAAGCCTACCCCACGACATGACTGCCATGTCGAAATTGAAGAAACTCACTCTAACATGTCCTCAGTTACTCCAAATAGAAGATTCATTTTGTGGGTTTCAACATCTGAACTACATTAGTTTGTTTAACTGTGACATGTTGAAACAACTACCTGACTTGCACAAACTTCCTAAGCTAAAGCACCTCATGATTATTGAGTGCCCCAGCATTGAGAAGTTTCCAGATGAATTCGGTAAGGTGGGAGCATTTCCAATGTTAGAGGAATTTTCTGTAGTGGAGCTGGAGAAGCTAGAGCAGATGCCAATTCTGGAAGACGGAGCACTGCCTTCgcttaaaatattaacaataatgaAGTGTGAAGCATTGCAGATTTTGCCACAGTGCTACTGGAATTTGAAGAGTATAGAAAAGATAAGAGTATATGGCTGCTCTAAAGTTTTAATTACAATGGAAGAAAACTTTATTGAGGCAAATACCAAAGTAGAGCTATTGAGATTATCTGCAACAGAAACTCAAGCATTCCAAGAGCGCTTCAATCAGATG TTTTTAAAAGAGTTCTAA